In a genomic window of Sarcophilus harrisii chromosome 4, mSarHar1.11, whole genome shotgun sequence:
- the CNP gene encoding 2',3'-cyclic-nucleotide 3'-phosphodiesterase isoform X1, which yields MNRGFSRKSHTFLPKIFFRKMSSSAAKDKPELQFPFLTDEETVNTLRECKTLFILRGLPGSGKSTLAQAIVDRYRDGTKMVSADTYKIMPGSQAAFPEEYKQLDEDLNVYCRRDISILVLDDTHHERDRLEKIFDLADQYQYLVVLVEPKTSWRLDCAVLKEKNQWQLSAEDLKKLKPGVEKDFLPLYFGWFLSKKGSESLRKAGQAFLDELSSHKAFKKEMKHFVSGDEPKEKIALASYFVKKPPGVLHCTTKFCDYGKADGANEYAQQDVVKKSYSKAFTLNVSALFVTPKTMGARVELGEQELPLWPAEVDKLTPTDNLPRGSRAHITLGCAVGIEPVQTGIDLLEMVRQEKGGSQGEEVGELSRGTLYSLGNGQWMLRLAKKLEFRAIFTGYYGKGHTVPTHSSRKGGALKSLCTII from the exons ATG AACAGAGGCTTCTCTCGGAAAAGTCACACGTTCTTGCCTAAGATTTTCTTCCGCAAGATGTCATCCTCGGCTGCCAAGGACAAGCCTGAGCTACAGTTCCCGTTCCTGACCGACGAGGAGACTGTGAACACGCTTCGCGAGTGCAAGACTCTCTTCATTCTGCGCGGGCTGCCAGGCAGCGGCAAGTCCACGCTGGCCCAGGCCATCGTGGACCGCTATCGGGACGGCACCAAGATGGTGTCTGCCGACACCTACAAGATCATGCCGGGCTCCCAGGCTGCCTTCCCTGAGGAGTACAAGCAGCTCGACGAGGACCTCAATGTCTACTGCCGCCGCGACATCAGCATCCTAGTCCTGGATGACACCCACCACGAGCGGGACCGCCTAGAGAAGATCTTTGACCTTGCTGACCAGTACCAGTACCTGGTGGTGCTGGTGGAGCCTAAGACATCGTGGCGACTGGACTGCGCTGTGCTTAAGGAGAAGAACCAGTGGCAGCTCTCTGCTGAGGATCTGAAGAAGCTGAAACCTGGCGTGGAGAAGGACTTTCTGCCTCTCTACTTTGGCTGGTTCCTGAGCAAGAAGGGCTCGGAGAGCCTGCGTAAGGCTGGCCAGGCCTTCCTGGATGAGCTGAGCAGCCACAAGGCCTTCAAGAAGGAGATGAAGCACT TTGTGTCTGGGGATGAACCTAAGGAGAAGATAGCCTTGGCTTCCTACTTTGTGAAGAAGCCTCCCGGGGTGCTGCACTGTACCACCAAGTTCTGTGACTATGGGAAGGCGGATGGGGCAAACGAATATGCCCAGCAGGAT GTGGTGAAGAAATCCTACTCTAAGGCCTTCACCCTGAACGTATCTGCGCTGTTTGTGACTCCCAAGACAATGGGCGCCCGGGTGGAGCTGGGTGAGCAGGAGCTGCCGCTGTGGCCGGCTGAGGTGGACAAGTTGACGCCTACTGATAACCTGCCCCGAGGCAGCCGGGCCCACATCACCCTGGGCTGTGCAGTCGGGATCGAGCCTGTGCAGACAGGCATCGACCTGCTGGAGATGGTTCGGCAAGAGAAGGGGGGCAGTCAAGGAGAGGAGGTGGGCGAGCTGAGTCGGGGCACGCTTTACTCTTTGGGCAATGGGCAGTGGATGCTACGTTTAGCCAAAAAGTTAGAGTTTAGGGCCATCTTCACAGGATACTACGGGAAAGGCCACACTGTGCCCACGCATAGCAGCCGAAAGGGGGGGGCCTTGAAGTCACTCTGCACCATCATCTAG
- the CNP gene encoding 2',3'-cyclic-nucleotide 3'-phosphodiesterase isoform X2 gives MSSSAAKDKPELQFPFLTDEETVNTLRECKTLFILRGLPGSGKSTLAQAIVDRYRDGTKMVSADTYKIMPGSQAAFPEEYKQLDEDLNVYCRRDISILVLDDTHHERDRLEKIFDLADQYQYLVVLVEPKTSWRLDCAVLKEKNQWQLSAEDLKKLKPGVEKDFLPLYFGWFLSKKGSESLRKAGQAFLDELSSHKAFKKEMKHFVSGDEPKEKIALASYFVKKPPGVLHCTTKFCDYGKADGANEYAQQDVVKKSYSKAFTLNVSALFVTPKTMGARVELGEQELPLWPAEVDKLTPTDNLPRGSRAHITLGCAVGIEPVQTGIDLLEMVRQEKGGSQGEEVGELSRGTLYSLGNGQWMLRLAKKLEFRAIFTGYYGKGHTVPTHSSRKGGALKSLCTII, from the exons ATGTCATCCTCGGCTGCCAAGGACAAGCCTGAGCTACAGTTCCCGTTCCTGACCGACGAGGAGACTGTGAACACGCTTCGCGAGTGCAAGACTCTCTTCATTCTGCGCGGGCTGCCAGGCAGCGGCAAGTCCACGCTGGCCCAGGCCATCGTGGACCGCTATCGGGACGGCACCAAGATGGTGTCTGCCGACACCTACAAGATCATGCCGGGCTCCCAGGCTGCCTTCCCTGAGGAGTACAAGCAGCTCGACGAGGACCTCAATGTCTACTGCCGCCGCGACATCAGCATCCTAGTCCTGGATGACACCCACCACGAGCGGGACCGCCTAGAGAAGATCTTTGACCTTGCTGACCAGTACCAGTACCTGGTGGTGCTGGTGGAGCCTAAGACATCGTGGCGACTGGACTGCGCTGTGCTTAAGGAGAAGAACCAGTGGCAGCTCTCTGCTGAGGATCTGAAGAAGCTGAAACCTGGCGTGGAGAAGGACTTTCTGCCTCTCTACTTTGGCTGGTTCCTGAGCAAGAAGGGCTCGGAGAGCCTGCGTAAGGCTGGCCAGGCCTTCCTGGATGAGCTGAGCAGCCACAAGGCCTTCAAGAAGGAGATGAAGCACT TTGTGTCTGGGGATGAACCTAAGGAGAAGATAGCCTTGGCTTCCTACTTTGTGAAGAAGCCTCCCGGGGTGCTGCACTGTACCACCAAGTTCTGTGACTATGGGAAGGCGGATGGGGCAAACGAATATGCCCAGCAGGAT GTGGTGAAGAAATCCTACTCTAAGGCCTTCACCCTGAACGTATCTGCGCTGTTTGTGACTCCCAAGACAATGGGCGCCCGGGTGGAGCTGGGTGAGCAGGAGCTGCCGCTGTGGCCGGCTGAGGTGGACAAGTTGACGCCTACTGATAACCTGCCCCGAGGCAGCCGGGCCCACATCACCCTGGGCTGTGCAGTCGGGATCGAGCCTGTGCAGACAGGCATCGACCTGCTGGAGATGGTTCGGCAAGAGAAGGGGGGCAGTCAAGGAGAGGAGGTGGGCGAGCTGAGTCGGGGCACGCTTTACTCTTTGGGCAATGGGCAGTGGATGCTACGTTTAGCCAAAAAGTTAGAGTTTAGGGCCATCTTCACAGGATACTACGGGAAAGGCCACACTGTGCCCACGCATAGCAGCCGAAAGGGGGGGGCCTTGAAGTCACTCTGCACCATCATCTAG